A region of Candidatus Desulfarcum epimagneticum DNA encodes the following proteins:
- a CDS encoding conserved hypothetical protein (Evidence 4 : Unknown function but conserved in other organisms), with protein MSFKILIVDDEPNIVIPLQFLMEQNGYEVMTAQSGEEGLEIIYRHKPDLVLLDIMLPGIDGYEICEIIRLKSGLNHIKIIFLTAKGRDINISKGLALGADAYITKPFSNAELVETVKTLLNDVK; from the coding sequence ATGTCATTTAAAATACTGATTGTCGATGATGAGCCGAATATCGTCATTCCGCTCCAGTTTCTCATGGAGCAGAACGGCTACGAGGTGATGACGGCCCAGAGCGGGGAAGAGGGGCTGGAAATCATTTATCGCCACAAACCCGACCTGGTCCTGCTTGACATCATGCTCCCGGGAATTGACGGATATGAAATATGTGAAATTATTCGCTTGAAATCCGGGCTGAATCATATTAAAATCATTTTTTTGACCGCCAAGGGCCGGGACATCAACATCTCCAAGGGCCTTGCCCTGGGGGCGGACGCCTACATCACCAAACCCTTTTCCAACGCGGAGCTGGTGGAAACCGTCAAAACGCTTTTAAACGATGTCAAATGA